Proteins encoded by one window of Arachis ipaensis cultivar K30076 chromosome B04, Araip1.1, whole genome shotgun sequence:
- the LOC107635153 gene encoding aspartic proteinase-like protein 2 yields MDIKGLIFVGMVLWEACCMANAKFVFPVERKFKGPVTSLSAIKNHDSLRHGRLLSAVDINLGGTGLPNSVGLYYTKIKLGTPGTDYWVQVDTGSDLLWVTCSGCSSCATRSSIKGVELNLYDPAASNTSSIVMCDDEFCNATTLPGRAPACQVSKFCPYNIQYGDGGTTAGMYVKDLLTYNLVDADLNTSFANSSVYFGCGVNQAGTLDSNGDGSLSGIMGFGQASTSVLSQLAAAGKAKKIVSHCLDTVSGGGIFAIGEVVEPKINMTNLRTGMVHYNIILKDLEVGEESLSLPLDIFGSGNGRGTVIDSGTTLAYLPSAAYEQLMKKILDKQPDLKLVTIEQQFTCFSYEGNVDDGFPIVKFHFDGISLPVYPRDYLFPFKDDMRCIGWQRSAPSKSSKDTFLLGDLVLSNKLVVYDAENMLIGWTDYNCSSSIKVKDETTGAVYTVGAHNISSASSILIGRILAFSLMILALLNNF; encoded by the exons ATGGATATAAAAGGATTGATTTTTGTGGGAATGGTGTTATGGGAAGCGTGTTGCATGGCCAATGCAAAGTTTGTGTTTCCCGTTGAACGAAAATTCAAAGGCCCTGTTACCAGTTTGAGTGCAATCAAGAATCATGATTCTCTTCGCCATGGTAGACTCTTATCTGCTGTTGATATCAACCTTGGTGGCACTGGCCTCCCTAATTCTGTCGG GCTTTATTACACGAAAATCAAGCTCGGCACTCCTGGTACTGATTACTGGGTGCAAGTTGATACTGGAAGTGACCTTCTATGGGTGACTTGTTCTGGCTGCTCATCATGTGCTACAAGAAGTTCTATTAAGGGT GTGGAGTTAAACCTCTACGACCCAGCTGCCTCCAACACCTCATCTATTGTTATGTGTGACGACGAATTTTGCAATGCCACAACGCTACCTGGTCGAGCTCCAGCTTGCCAGGTAAGCAAGTTCTGCCCATACAACATACAATATGGCGATGGAGGTACGACTGCTGGGATGTATGTAAAGGATCTATTGACATATAACCTTGTTGATGCTGACCTCAATACATCATTCGCGAATAGCAGTGTGTATTTCGG GTGTGGTGTAAACCAAGCCGGAACATTGGATTCGAATGGCGATGGAAGCCTTAGTGGAATCATGGGCTTTGGACAGGCAAGTACTTCTGTGCTTTCACAGCTTGCTGCAGCTGGAAAGGCGAAAAAAATAGTTTCGCACTGTCTTGACACTGTTAGCGGAGGTGGAATATTTGCCATAGGAGAAGTGGTGGAGCCAAAAATTAATATGACTAACTTGCGAACAGGGAT GGTACACTACAATATAATTTTGAAAGACTTGGAGGTTGGTGAAGAATCTCTATCTCTTCCTTTAGACATATTTGGTTCTGGAAATGGGAGGGGAACAGTCATAGATAGTGGTACAACATTGGCTTATCTTCCATCCGCCGCCTATGAGCAGCTAATGAAAAAG ATTTTGGATAAGCAGCCTGATCTGAAGTTAGTTACTATTGAGCAACAATTTACTTGTTTCAGTTATGAGGGCAA TGTTGATGATGGATTTCCTATTGTCAAGTTCCATTTTGATGGAATTTCGCTGCCAGTTTATCCTCGCGATTACCTCTTCCCTTTTAAA GATGATATGCGGTGTATTGGCTGGCAGAGGAGTGCTCCAAGCAAGAGTTCAAAGGACACATTTCTTCTAGGAG ATTTGGTGCTGTCAAACAAGTTAGTTGTATATGATGCTGAAAACATGCTCATTGGATGGACTGATTATAACT GCTCTAGCAGCATTAAAGTGAAGGATGAAACAACTGGAGCTGTATATACAGTTGGTGCACACAATATTAGTTCAGCTTCCTCCATTTTAATTGGAAGAATCTTGGCATTCTCCTTAATGATTCTTGCCTTGCTCAACAATTTTTAA
- the LOC107637180 gene encoding uncharacterized protein LOC107637180, whose product MPKTFLATHHNPVLDPRDCNLGQRNPIHRQKIQRIPRGAARIPPFQLGRAPQTNGQVESANKIIVKGLKKRLDDAKGLWADKLGSVLWLYRTIPQTATGETPFRLTYGVEAIIPLEIGDPSPRRTIGGNDEKAERDLTDEVRSIAHIRELALKQRISLRYNHGVVRREFVPDDLVLRRKDIGTPTPGEGKLTPTRRARTKSRQQLEREHTSSNDLTATRSRGPGTPPTYDDTTHRSTL is encoded by the coding sequence ATGCCGAAAACTTTTCTCGCGACACATCATAACCCGGTTCTGGATCCCCGAGATTGTaatctcggacaacggaacccaattcATCGACAAAAAATTCAGAGAATTCCTAGAGGGGCTGCACGCATCCCACCGTTTCAGCTCGGTAGAGCACCCCAAACAAACGGACAGGTGGAGTCCGCAAACAAAATAATCGTCAAGGGACTCAAGAAACGGCTCGACGACGCCAAAGGACTATGGGCTGACAAACTCGGATCAGTTCTGTGGTTGTATCGAACAATCCCCCAAACGGCCACCGGGGAAACCCCCTTCCGCCTAACATACGGCGTCGAAGCTATCATCCCGTTAGAGATAGGAGACCCAAGTCCAAGACGAACGATCGGGGGCAACGACGAAAAAGCAGAACGAGACCTCACAGACGAGGTGAGAAGCATAGCCCACATCAgagagctagccctaaaacaaaGAATCAGCCTAAGGTACAACCATGGTGTGGTCCGACGAGAATTCGTACCCgacgacctcgtcctacgacgaaAAGACATTGGCACCCCAACCCCAGGGGAAGGAAAACTCACCCCAACTAGGAGGGCCCGTACAAAATCAAGGCAGCAATTGGAAAGGGAGCATACAAGCTCGAATGACTTAACGGCGACGAGATCCCGAGGACCTGGAACGCCGCCAACCTACGACGATACTACACATAGGTCGACCCTCTAA